CATAACGCCCTACCCGATCGGTACTACGAAGGCGTTGCTGTAAATGCTGGGTGAAATGACACAGAACGCTATCTCCGACGAGATGCCCATAGCGGTCGTTGATCTGTTTGAAGTAATCAATATCGACCATGGCAATCGAGAGAGGCACACCTGTTCGCCGGCTTCTCGATAAATCCTCATCCAGCTGCTTAAGGATCGACAGTCGATTACTGATGCCTGTGAGTGGGTCGTGCAAAGCCATCTGCTTCAAGTCGGCCTCAATACGTTCTCGAGAAAGCAGAACGAGTCCGAATGACAGCATGATGATCGTGACAGCTCCAATGGCAATGGAGATGGTCTGTCGCAAGTTGCTCACGTCGTAATTCATTTCAACCGGAGATCCCGAAAGAATGACGATAGCTCTGATGCCCAAACCGATAAGGCTGGTACCGCATCCAATCAGCAGCACCCAATGTGCTCTTCCTCCCGGTAAGGCATAGCGCAAGCTATAGCGCATGATGAACCCGCACTGTGTTAACAGAATGAGGCTAGAAACAAGCTGCCTGGGCTCTTGGGTATTTATCAGAATGGTGAGCAACGAGCATTGTATGAGCGGAAACGCGAAAGCCAATTTCAAGGGGTTGCTCTCCTGATAAGCGGAATACTGACTAGGTAGAAAGCCAAGGCGGCTGAAAGCAATGTATTGGACAGTGCATAGCTGACCCAGAGCGGCGCATATCCAAATGAAGTAAAACCGATATAGGCCAGTGCATGGGAAAGCATCCCCAGACCAATCGTAAGAGTGCCGTCACGACGGTTGAATTGGCCGGCGAGAATCAGGCAAATACCCGTAATTATCGCAACCAGAGCCATCGAGCCAAAAAGCGTTTGAGTGTGTGCAATCATTTTATTGGTTTAACTGCTTCTATGAATTGCGTTAGTTAGGAAGGTCTGCGGAGCGAATTTATTCAAATTATTGGATGGTGCGAGTCACTACCAATGATAGGCGTTGATGTACGTTAGTCTATATCTCTATATGCGATTCTCTGCCGTATTTGTAGAAACTGAAACTTCTCCAGCTCTAGGAGCAATTGTAAACAGATGGCTAAGAGGCCCTTCTGCACGAGTAGCGACATAACAGCTAAGCAAGGAAAGGCTCAGTGATATCAGCGCAAATCTGGTATGCGAGCTAATCAAGCATCTCGTTATGGATTAAAAATATGCAGCGGCCACGTAGCTCTGATCAGACCTACGAGATAGGTTTGATATCTGAAAGTGTCACTATTACTTCCTTGTTGAATGCGCGGCTTGAATAAAGCCCTGAGCCGAGTCTGAGTGGACATTTTTGGGCTGCATCAGAGCTAACGCATTTTTAAGGACGTGTAATCTACAGGCAGGAGATTCTTAACCAGAACAGGGGCTAGGGGCTGGATCAAAACATTTAATCAGATAAGAGTTTGATGAAGTTAATGTGCGTCG
The Pseudomonas mendocina DNA segment above includes these coding regions:
- a CDS encoding GGDEF domain-containing protein gives rise to the protein MKLAFAFPLIQCSLLTILINTQEPRQLVSSLILLTQCGFIMRYSLRYALPGGRAHWVLLIGCGTSLIGLGIRAIVILSGSPVEMNYDVSNLRQTISIAIGAVTIIMLSFGLVLLSRERIEADLKQMALHDPLTGISNRLSILKQLDEDLSRSRRTGVPLSIAMVDIDYFKQINDRYGHLVGDSVLCHFTQHLQQRLRSTDRVGRYGGEEFLIILHGTDAKGSYDILTELRTSLMNNPARVGSDVIPLTFSAGIFSFISPMDEDVKSILVKADTALYEAKNRGRNALVQA